The following proteins are encoded in a genomic region of Coriobacteriia bacterium:
- a CDS encoding DUF1801 domain-containing protein: MEKSGSQESKSPSELIDQRIEELGDWRGEMLSRCRDIVKDAEPEVVEEWKWRGVPVWYHNGMVCTGETYKDYVKMTFAKGAALEDPSGLFNSSLEGNARRAIDIHEGEEIDEEALRALVRSAVTLNKPKAKG, encoded by the coding sequence ATGGAGAAGAGCGGGTCGCAGGAGAGCAAGTCGCCTTCCGAGCTGATAGACCAGAGGATCGAAGAACTCGGCGACTGGCGAGGCGAGATGCTCAGCCGGTGCCGTGACATCGTCAAGGATGCCGAGCCGGAAGTCGTCGAGGAGTGGAAGTGGCGAGGGGTTCCGGTGTGGTACCACAACGGGATGGTCTGCACGGGCGAGACCTACAAGGACTACGTGAAGATGACGTTCGCCAAGGGGGCTGCTCTGGAGGATCCCTCGGGCCTCTTCAACTCATCGCTCGAGGGGAATGCACGCCGAGCGATCGACATCCACGAAGGCGAAGAGATTGACGAAGAGGCGCTGAGGGCTCTCGTTCGCAGCGCTGTGACTCTGAACAAGCCGAAGGCCAAAGGCTGA
- a CDS encoding N-acetyltransferase: protein MTFEGTVRPERAGDAAAIRRVHAASFPSVGEASLVGSLRDAGDLTVSLVAVVDDEVVGHIAFSPVRTGGGDVGLGLAPIAVLPENRRQGVASALIVAGLAACVTAGYGWVVVLGDPKFYARFGFSAAAEFGLEDEYGGGSAFQAIELISGALPRRAGRVGYGPQFAAL from the coding sequence GTGACCTTCGAGGGGACCGTACGGCCCGAGCGTGCCGGTGATGCCGCCGCGATTCGCCGAGTGCATGCGGCAAGCTTCCCGTCGGTGGGAGAAGCGTCCCTCGTGGGTTCGCTGCGCGACGCCGGCGACCTTACGGTCTCGCTCGTTGCGGTCGTTGACGATGAGGTAGTGGGACACATCGCGTTTAGCCCCGTTCGCACGGGCGGCGGTGACGTTGGGCTCGGCTTGGCGCCCATCGCCGTGCTGCCGGAGAATCGTCGTCAGGGTGTCGCCTCGGCACTCATTGTGGCGGGATTGGCCGCGTGCGTGACAGCCGGGTACGGTTGGGTCGTTGTGCTTGGCGATCCGAAGTTCTACGCGAGGTTCGGCTTTTCGGCAGCCGCTGAGTTCGGTCTCGAAGACGAGTACGGCGGTGGATCGGCGTTTCAGGCGATCGAGCTCATTTCAGGCGCTCTGCCGCGTCGCGCAGGACGTGTGGGATACGGACCCCAGTTCGCCGCACTCTAG
- a CDS encoding aspartate 1-decarboxylase: protein MRRRMLGGKIHRATVTDACLEYEGSVTIDLDLLDAAGILAHEAVEVWNVTNGARLTTYALEGPRGSGIVCVNGAAAHHVSLGDIVILASFVDVDDTEARGWQPNVAFVDSANHLVQVRPERLPCGSSTSRSST, encoded by the coding sequence ATGCGACGCAGAATGCTCGGCGGGAAGATCCATCGCGCTACCGTCACCGATGCGTGTCTGGAGTACGAGGGAAGTGTCACCATCGACCTCGACCTGCTTGATGCTGCCGGCATCCTGGCCCACGAGGCCGTCGAGGTCTGGAACGTCACGAACGGCGCTCGCCTGACCACCTACGCGCTTGAGGGCCCGCGCGGGTCCGGAATCGTGTGTGTCAACGGCGCAGCGGCGCACCATGTGAGTCTTGGCGACATCGTGATCCTCGCATCTTTCGTCGACGTCGATGACACCGAGGCACGCGGTTGGCAGCCGAACGTCGCGTTCGTCGACTCGGCGAATCACCTCGTGCAGGTGCGCCCAGAGCGCCTTCCCTGTGGGAGTTCGACCTCGCGCTCGTCGACGTGA
- a CDS encoding O-acetyl-ADP-ribose deacetylase → MSVTRGDITQLPVDAIVNAANGSLLGGGGVDGAIHRAAGPGLLEECRCLGGCATGEARITGGHNLAARYVIHVVGPVYRDGHAGEAALLRSAYTSALRLAEKAEVGSIAFPCVSTGVYGYPKADACAIAVQAVSDWIADHELPCEVVFCCYGAEDEALYRQRLAQIG, encoded by the coding sequence ATGAGCGTTACCCGCGGCGACATCACGCAACTGCCGGTCGACGCCATCGTGAATGCGGCGAACGGCTCGCTGCTGGGCGGCGGCGGTGTGGATGGCGCGATTCATCGAGCCGCCGGTCCGGGGCTGCTCGAGGAGTGCCGCTGCCTGGGCGGATGTGCGACGGGCGAAGCACGCATCACTGGGGGCCACAACCTTGCGGCTCGGTACGTCATTCATGTCGTCGGTCCCGTGTATCGCGACGGGCACGCAGGCGAAGCGGCGCTACTGCGATCGGCCTACACCTCCGCGCTGCGACTTGCCGAGAAGGCAGAGGTCGGCTCGATCGCCTTTCCGTGCGTCTCCACCGGCGTCTACGGCTACCCCAAGGCCGACGCCTGCGCAATCGCAGTTCAGGCCGTCTCGGACTGGATCGCCGATCACGAACTGCCGTGTGAGGTGGTCTTCTGCTGCTACGGCGCCGAGGACGAGGCGCTCTATCGCCAGCGGCTCGCGCAGATCGGCTAG
- a CDS encoding SAM-dependent methyltransferase: protein MFEVEPIGYVRGSRTTPVDDFWGGTRCTVELAEGVPSDSLDGIEEFSHLEIVFLFDRVEPGKIVSGARHPRNNPEWPLVGIFAQRGKNRPNRLGCTIVPLIAREGRSIVVGELDAIDGTPVLDIKPVFADYLPKTPVVQPEWSLEIMRAYWSTPD from the coding sequence GTGTTCGAGGTTGAGCCGATCGGTTACGTCAGAGGCAGTCGAACGACGCCCGTCGACGACTTCTGGGGCGGGACTCGCTGCACCGTCGAACTCGCCGAGGGAGTCCCATCGGACTCGCTGGACGGCATCGAGGAGTTCTCCCACCTCGAGATCGTATTTCTCTTCGACCGAGTCGAACCGGGGAAGATCGTCAGCGGTGCGCGACACCCGCGCAACAACCCCGAGTGGCCGCTTGTGGGCATCTTCGCGCAGCGCGGAAAGAATCGCCCCAACCGGCTCGGCTGCACTATCGTGCCCCTGATCGCGCGCGAGGGCCGCTCAATCGTCGTGGGCGAGCTCGATGCGATTGACGGCACTCCCGTGCTCGACATCAAGCCGGTGTTTGCCGACTACCTGCCCAAGACGCCCGTCGTGCAGCCGGAATGGTCGCTCGAAATCATGAGGGCGTACTGGTCGACGCCGGATTAG
- a CDS encoding protease inhibitor I42 family protein encodes MLRWKKTGAFMVACLALGSVLSACAPGSNSPVDLTAKDSGSRQTLAVGQQLRVTLDANPTTGYQWSVDGSLPAQLKQVGDAVYSTQSTAIGAGGSEVWTFVGAASGTGTMKLKYWRSFEPTATPVKVFEVQADVH; translated from the coding sequence ATGCTGAGATGGAAGAAGACCGGTGCGTTCATGGTCGCCTGCTTGGCTCTGGGCTCGGTTCTCTCGGCGTGCGCCCCAGGGTCTAACTCCCCGGTCGATCTGACGGCCAAGGACAGCGGCTCGAGGCAGACACTGGCCGTGGGCCAGCAGCTGCGCGTCACGCTCGACGCCAACCCGACGACGGGCTACCAGTGGTCGGTCGATGGCTCGCTTCCCGCGCAGCTCAAGCAGGTGGGCGACGCCGTGTACTCGACGCAGTCGACCGCCATCGGCGCGGGTGGCAGCGAGGTGTGGACGTTTGTTGGGGCTGCCTCTGGGACGGGGACCATGAAGCTCAAGTACTGGCGGTCCTTCGAGCCCACCGCAACGCCGGTCAAGGTGTTCGAGGTGCAAGCCGACGTCCACTAG
- a CDS encoding GNAT family N-acetyltransferase, giving the protein MGDWPVLRTERLLLRGWSDEDRAAFAAINADPRVMAFLGAPLTRQQSDAFADRIGDKFEQQGFGLWAVEVLGGAPFIGFVGLNIPVFDAPFMPAVEIGWRLDPAFWGRGYATQAARAVLDFGFRAAGLEEIVAFTATCNLRSRAVMERLGMTIDPRDDFEHPLVEDGSPLRAHVLYRIQAPEGGDAR; this is encoded by the coding sequence ATGGGCGACTGGCCCGTACTTCGGACCGAGCGGCTCCTCCTGCGAGGCTGGTCCGACGAGGACAGGGCGGCGTTCGCCGCCATCAACGCGGACCCGCGCGTCATGGCGTTCCTCGGTGCGCCGCTGACTCGCCAGCAGAGCGACGCGTTTGCCGACCGTATCGGCGACAAGTTCGAGCAGCAGGGTTTCGGGCTTTGGGCGGTCGAGGTTCTGGGCGGGGCGCCGTTCATTGGATTCGTGGGGCTCAACATCCCTGTGTTCGATGCGCCATTCATGCCGGCGGTAGAGATCGGCTGGCGCCTCGACCCTGCCTTCTGGGGCCGCGGCTATGCGACACAAGCCGCGCGGGCGGTGCTGGATTTCGGCTTTCGCGCGGCGGGCCTCGAGGAGATCGTCGCCTTCACGGCCACATGCAACCTGCGGTCGAGAGCCGTGATGGAACGGCTCGGCATGACGATCGATCCGCGCGACGACTTCGAGCACCCGCTCGTTGAGGATGGGAGTCCGCTTCGGGCGCACGTACTCTACCGCATTCAGGCGCCAGAGGGTGGCGATGCTCGCTAG
- a CDS encoding NlpC/P60 family protein, with amino-acid sequence MAKRNRHRARTWFAWVVAAALVSSGAAIWWLAASPHACEPLAQVGRGVAAPTVAAATSPRAPSRPTTDRQRILAKAYSLLGVPYTYGAKGPGAYDCSGFTKAAYLAGGVKLPDGSFNQAAHERPLADTRLLAPGDLIFYRWAGKSSVSHVTMYAGDGWVIGTGTPGQPPKVTLYPLAADLRRAGDVLTYRHVRLPDER; translated from the coding sequence ATGGCCAAGCGCAATCGACATAGAGCTCGAACGTGGTTCGCGTGGGTGGTGGCGGCCGCGCTGGTATCGAGCGGCGCGGCCATATGGTGGCTTGCCGCGTCTCCCCACGCGTGTGAGCCACTCGCGCAGGTCGGGCGAGGCGTCGCTGCCCCGACTGTGGCGGCCGCTACGTCGCCCCGCGCGCCGAGCCGCCCGACGACCGACCGCCAGCGCATCCTTGCCAAGGCCTACTCGCTGTTGGGCGTGCCGTACACCTACGGCGCCAAAGGGCCCGGCGCCTACGACTGCAGCGGGTTTACCAAGGCGGCCTACTTGGCGGGCGGCGTGAAACTGCCTGACGGGTCGTTCAACCAGGCCGCGCACGAGAGGCCGCTTGCCGATACGCGGCTCCTGGCGCCGGGCGACCTCATCTTCTACCGATGGGCAGGCAAGTCCAGCGTCTCGCACGTGACGATGTACGCCGGCGATGGCTGGGTCATCGGCACCGGTACTCCCGGCCAGCCACCCAAGGTCACGCTATACCCGCTCGCTGCAGACCTGCGTCGCGCGGGCGATGTGCTCACCTATCGCCACGTCCGCCTACCCGACGAACGCTAG
- a CDS encoding DUF1294 domain-containing protein, translating into MLASVGPALLAVLLVYVAMSAALFAIYGMDKSAARKGLRRVPEASLHLMALLGGWPGALLGQGVFHHKTRKQSFQTIFWCTVVANCAGLSWLLWQLSGSAR; encoded by the coding sequence ATGCTAGCCTCCGTAGGACCCGCTCTGCTGGCGGTGCTGCTTGTCTACGTTGCTATGAGCGCGGCGCTCTTCGCGATCTACGGCATGGACAAGTCCGCTGCCAGGAAGGGCCTGCGCCGTGTTCCCGAGGCGAGCCTGCACCTCATGGCCTTGTTGGGCGGTTGGCCCGGCGCGCTGCTCGGGCAAGGCGTGTTTCATCACAAGACGAGGAAGCAGTCGTTTCAGACGATATTCTGGTGCACCGTCGTGGCGAACTGCGCTGGGTTGTCTTGGCTGCTCTGGCAGCTATCCGGCTCGGCGCGCTGA